The Neobacillus sp. OS1-2 genome includes a window with the following:
- a CDS encoding heavy metal translocating P-type ATPase, which translates to MSETIEKQVYRVQGFSUTSCAAKFEKNVQHLDGVVDAKVNFGASKLTVFGSTTMEHLHEAGAFERLSIFPEKEKLPVLPKEPIWKRFGLLGLSLLFLAAGYLFSENILFVAAILLGGFPLFKIGLKNLFRLDFDMKTLMTIAIIGAAIIGEWSEGAVVVILFAISEVLERYSMDKARNSIRSLMEMAPTEAIVVRNGKEMLLKAEDIEIGDLMLVKPGQMIAMDGIIIDGHSSVNQAAITGESVPVEKAVNDDVFAGTLNEEGFLQIKVSRLVDDTAIAKIIHLVEEAQAEKAPSQQFVDRFAKYYTPVIMLIAALVAVVPPLLFTASWQEWIYQGLAVLVVGCPCALVISTPVAIVTAIGNAARNGVLIKGGSYLEELGAVKAIAFDKTGTLTKGVPVVTDFINYSGDENLLAIIAALESKSQHPLASAIIKKAAYLESEVTEFTSMTGKGIKGMVNGVEYRVGNTKLFDSIPSEIGVQIAALQNEGKTVMIAGNASVEILGLIAVADEVRESSRGVMEQLYQQGIKQTIMLTGDNMATAASIGSQVGVTSVEAELLPEDKLTFIKKLKSQFGRVGMVGDGVNDAPALAAANVGIAMGGAGTDTALETADIALMNDDLTKLPFTIKLSRKTLRIIKQNITLSLVVKLAALLLVVPGWLTLWIAIFADMGVTLLVTFNGLRLLRVKE; encoded by the coding sequence GTGAGTGAAACGATTGAAAAACAAGTCTATCGTGTTCAAGGTTTTTCCTGAACCAGTTGTGCCGCAAAGTTCGAAAAGAACGTACAACACCTGGATGGTGTTGTTGACGCAAAGGTAAACTTCGGTGCCTCTAAACTGACTGTTTTCGGAAGCACCACAATGGAACACCTGCACGAAGCCGGGGCCTTTGAAAGGTTATCGATTTTTCCGGAAAAAGAAAAACTACCTGTCTTACCAAAGGAACCGATTTGGAAAAGGTTTGGACTGCTCGGGCTGTCATTACTATTTCTCGCAGCCGGATATCTTTTTTCCGAAAACATCCTTTTCGTTGCCGCTATTTTACTAGGAGGTTTTCCCCTATTTAAAATAGGCTTGAAAAATTTATTCCGACTAGATTTTGACATGAAAACACTGATGACCATTGCGATCATTGGTGCGGCTATTATTGGCGAATGGAGCGAAGGTGCCGTTGTTGTCATCTTGTTCGCGATTAGCGAGGTTCTGGAACGGTACTCGATGGATAAGGCAAGGAACTCGATTCGCTCGCTGATGGAAATGGCACCAACAGAGGCCATCGTTGTCAGGAATGGCAAGGAAATGTTACTAAAAGCCGAGGATATCGAGATCGGCGATTTAATGCTTGTGAAACCGGGGCAAATGATTGCCATGGACGGAATCATTATCGACGGTCATTCCTCTGTCAATCAAGCGGCCATTACCGGCGAATCCGTTCCTGTTGAAAAAGCCGTCAATGATGACGTCTTCGCAGGCACGCTAAATGAAGAAGGATTTTTACAAATAAAGGTCAGCAGGCTCGTTGATGACACGGCGATTGCCAAAATCATTCATTTAGTAGAAGAGGCGCAGGCAGAAAAGGCACCCTCCCAGCAGTTTGTCGACCGATTTGCCAAGTACTACACCCCGGTCATTATGTTAATTGCAGCCCTTGTTGCTGTGGTCCCGCCGCTCTTGTTTACGGCTAGCTGGCAGGAATGGATTTACCAGGGTCTTGCAGTTTTAGTCGTCGGCTGTCCGTGTGCACTGGTAATTTCTACCCCAGTAGCCATCGTTACAGCCATCGGCAACGCTGCTCGTAATGGAGTGTTGATAAAGGGTGGCAGCTATTTAGAGGAACTAGGTGCGGTGAAGGCGATTGCCTTTGATAAAACGGGTACGCTGACAAAAGGGGTGCCGGTTGTCACAGATTTCATCAACTATAGCGGTGATGAGAATCTGCTTGCGATTATTGCGGCACTCGAAAGCAAATCGCAACACCCGCTTGCAAGTGCCATAATCAAAAAAGCAGCATACCTTGAAAGTGAAGTTACGGAGTTTACCTCGATGACCGGTAAGGGCATTAAAGGGATGGTAAACGGGGTGGAGTACCGGGTTGGGAATACAAAACTGTTCGATTCGATCCCTTCGGAAATTGGTGTCCAAATCGCCGCTTTGCAAAATGAGGGCAAAACCGTGATGATTGCCGGAAATGCTTCAGTGGAAATCCTCGGATTGATTGCGGTTGCTGATGAGGTTCGCGAAAGCAGCCGGGGTGTCATGGAGCAGCTTTATCAGCAAGGAATTAAACAAACGATTATGTTGACCGGAGACAACATGGCAACTGCCGCTTCAATCGGCAGTCAAGTTGGCGTTACTAGTGTGGAAGCGGAGCTGCTGCCTGAAGATAAATTGACTTTTATAAAAAAATTAAAATCACAGTTTGGCAGAGTCGGGATGGTCGGCGACGGGGTCAATGATGCACCGGCACTTGCTGCAGCGAATGTGGGGATTGCGATGGGCGGAGCAGGGACGGATACCGCTTTAGAAACGGCTGACATTGCCTTAATGAATGACGACTTAACAAAGCTGCCGTTTACCATTAAACTAAGCCGTAAGACATTACGGATTATCAAGCAAAATATTACCTTATCACTTGTAGTGAAGCTGGCAGCGCTTCTGTTGGTCGTTCCAGGCTGGCTGACCCTATGGATCGCAATTTTTGCTGATATGGGAGTGACGTTACTCGTTACCTTTAACGGTTTAAGACTTTTGAGAGTAAAAGAATAG
- a CDS encoding metalloregulator ArsR/SmtB family transcription factor yields the protein MKEHDVCEITCVDSEKTTRVQQQLEKGNYIPEVSKLFKALADETRMKIAYALTLEDELCVCDVANIVGATTATASHHLRHLKSLGLAKYRKEGKLAYYSLDDDHVKQLIHIAVAHQEEVAGRE from the coding sequence ATGAAAGAGCATGATGTTTGCGAGATTACCTGTGTGGATAGCGAGAAAACCACTCGAGTTCAGCAGCAACTTGAAAAAGGGAACTATATCCCTGAAGTGAGTAAGCTTTTTAAAGCGTTGGCAGATGAAACTCGGATGAAAATTGCTTATGCTTTGACGCTAGAAGACGAGCTTTGCGTCTGCGATGTGGCCAATATTGTTGGGGCGACAACGGCGACAGCCTCCCACCACTTAAGGCATTTAAAAAGCCTTGGTCTCGCGAAATACCGTAAAGAGGGCAAGCTTGCCTATTACTCACTTGATGATGATCATGTAAAGCAATTAATTCATATCGCGGTGGCCCACCAGGAGGAGGTGGCAGGTCGTGAGTGA
- a CDS encoding response regulator transcription factor, producing MVPYRVLIADDHPHARQAIMEILEGDSLFTIVGQAKNGKEAIQLCTEQLPDILLIDIEMPVLDGLAATKIIKEKYPFIKVIILSVSDNVGDLFTSIQYGAQGYLLKNMDPDDWLLYLRSIVDGSDAATRGLAGKLLYQFRERDLQNTPAISSLTPREKEILLLVSEGRTNKQIAENLFIAENTVKNHIKNLLDKLCLENRVQLASYAVKYITK from the coding sequence ATGGTACCTTATCGAGTGTTGATTGCTGACGATCACCCCCACGCGAGGCAGGCGATTATGGAGATACTTGAAGGAGATTCACTGTTTACCATTGTGGGGCAGGCAAAGAATGGCAAGGAAGCCATTCAACTTTGTACTGAACAGCTTCCCGATATTTTATTAATCGATATCGAAATGCCAGTATTGGATGGCTTGGCAGCAACGAAAATCATCAAGGAGAAATATCCGTTCATCAAAGTGATTATACTAAGCGTCTCCGACAATGTCGGGGATTTGTTTACTAGCATCCAGTACGGCGCCCAAGGCTACTTATTAAAAAATATGGACCCCGACGATTGGCTTCTGTATCTACGTTCAATTGTTGATGGTTCGGACGCGGCAACAAGGGGGTTGGCTGGAAAATTGCTCTACCAATTCCGTGAACGTGATTTGCAGAACACCCCGGCGATTAGTTCTCTAACTCCGAGGGAAAAGGAAATTCTTCTATTAGTTTCAGAAGGGCGAACCAATAAGCAAATTGCTGAAAACCTATTTATTGCTGAAAACACCGTGAAAAACCACATCAAAAATCTATTAGATAAGCTCTGTCTTGAAAATAGAGTCCAGCTTGCTTCGTACGCAGTGAAATATATTACAAAATAA